In the Bdellovibrionales bacterium CG10_big_fil_rev_8_21_14_0_10_45_34 genome, AGATGGAACCCCTCTTAAGACACTAGGGTCGAGTTGAAGCTTTTTTCGCCCGAACCACAGGAGAGGTAAAGGCTGAGACCAAACTCTAAACCCCCGTGGCAGCTACGTGTGAGAGCAAATCTACAACTTGGGTCATTTGTTCTTTTGTTGTGTCAGGGCCCATTCCTAAGCGCACAGTTCGAGCGCATTGATCGTCGGTAAGGCCAATCGCCTTAAGTACATGACTTGGGCTCACTGCCCCGGTCGAGCATGCCGAGCCGGTGCTAAGAGCGACCTTTCCCATCAACGCTTTTAGAATTTCTGATGAGAGCAAATGAGTGAAAGTGAGGCTCAAGTTGTTTTCAAGCCTGTGGCTGAGAGAACCATTTACCTCAAAACCGATGCCGCGTGTTTCAAGCTCGCTGAGAAAGTGAATTCTCAGCTGCTTCCAATGGTCCACCAGTTGAGCTCGCTGCTTTTGTGCAAGCTCAAGGGCGTAAGCCATCCCAACAATACCAGCGACGTTAGTTGTGCCAGGTCTGAGCTCCATTTCTTGCGTGCCCCCCACCATCAATGGTGCAAATTTAAGACGAGGAGAGCGATTCTTTACTATGAGTGCGCCCACACCCTTTGGGCCATGAAATTTGTGGGCACTCAACGAGAGAAAGTCATACGAGATGTTTTTAAGATCGACTTTACCCGGAGCCTGGGCGGCATCTAGGTGAAGTAGGCTTTCATATTTGTCGCAGATTTCGTAGATCGTTTTGACGTCATTGATTGTGCCGATTTCGTTATTGCCAAGCATGACAGAGACTAATGCCGGACCTTTTTGAAGCTCTTCTTCAAGTTCGACTAACGACATCATTCCTGCGGCGTCGACACCCAATACGCGGGTTTGCTTAGGTCTATCGAGACTCTGCGAATTGCTTTGAAAGAGTTTTGCA is a window encoding:
- a CDS encoding IscS subfamily cysteine desulfurase (catalyzes the removal of elemental sulfur from cysteine to produce alanine; involved in NAD biosynthesis) — encoded protein: MNTMIYLDNHSTTKLDSSVLERILPFLKEEFGNPSAKSHPLGWHAAEAVDDARRMIAKILDITPREVLFTSGATESNNLIIQGFFKVPENIQKYRFLTQATEHKSVLSIAKLFQSNSQSLDRPKQTRVLGVDAAGMMSLVELEEELQKGPALVSVMLGNNEIGTINDVKTIYEICDKYESLLHLDAAQAPGKVDLKNISYDFLSLSAHKFHGPKGVGALIVKNRSPRLKFAPLMVGGTQEMELRPGTTNVAGIVGMAYALELAQKQRAQLVDHWKQLRIHFLSELETRGIGFEVNGSLSHRLENNLSLTFTHLLSSEILKALMGKVALSTGSACSTGAVSPSHVLKAIGLTDDQCARTVRLGMGPDTTKEQMTQVVDLLSHVAATGV